The Cloacibacterium caeni region TCTAGAAGTATTAGAACCACCAGCATAAGATTCCCCTAAATCATCATTAATGAATTGAAGGTTTTTAATTTTGATCCATCTACCTACATCTGCATCAGTAAGACCCGCGATTGTTTTTTCTGTAGCTACAACTTCTGTGAAGTCTGTAGTTGGGAAGAAATATTTATATACATTACTAGGCGCAACCCTACCAACTAAAGTCTGATTACTAGAATTTGTAAATAACTCCCCTAATTGTACTTCGCCATTAACTGGTCCTACATAAAGATTCTTAAGGTTTATTAATAAATGTTTACCTACAAAAAATCTAGGGTCAGCATAAAGAGAAGTCATATCTATGTTTACTCTAATACCACCTGTCTTGTCTTCTACATAAATGTATTTAAATAAGTTACCCGTTTTATCATTTGCAGTTACTTGGGCTTTTAGGTATACATTGTCGGTAACTTGAGTATAATTACCAGAAGTATATAATAATTTTAATTCTGAAACAGAAATTAATTTTTTCCCTTCAGTATTATAAGAACAAGAAGGAGTAGTACCGTCTAATCTTGCCCCTTTCATGTTAAGATCTGAAACTCTATTAATAAAAAATTGATAATCAGAATTAAATTTACTTAAAATACCTATAAAAGTACCATTTCCAGAAGGTAATTGGTCTGCAGCAAAAGAAGCATAACCACTGTTTCTTACTACTCTAGAATTTATTGGAGTAGTCATTGTCGGGTCTACAATTTGTCTATTTACGGTAGTTCCATTTGGTGCATAAATATTACAAAGTAAATTGATTGGAAATTCTGCATTATTTATTTGTACTAAAGCACCAATTAGAGGATCAACAGTAGAAGTATTCGTTAAACTTGCTAAAGTTATTACTTTAGGAACTATCTTCACTTTAGAAGCACAAGATCTTACCAAATGATTTGCTACTAATTTTTCTGGAATTCTACCAAAAGTAGGAGTATTGGTAATGGGATCAATATTATTATAGCCAACTTGTAAAACGTTACCATATCTACCAAAAGCTAAGCCTTTTAGTTTGATGTATACTTTAGAACCTTGTGGGAAAGAAGTATAAGTACTTACAGCATCTACACTTACTACTAAACCTTGAGTAGGGTTTTCTGGCGCGTCTTGTAAATAAATCGTTTTATAAACATTCCCAGACTCATCAGAAGAAGAGACATACCCTTCTATAATGATATCATCCGTAATAGTTGCTGTGTTATTTGCAAAAGCTGTTTTTACTTCTGCAATCGTTTTAGTAGGTGTTAAATCTTGACACTTTCCTTGTAAATCTGGTGTCGAATAAACATCATCTTGTACACAACTGGTTAAAAAAACCGTAAGTGACAAAATGAAAATTCTTATAATTGAAAAATATTTTTTCATGTTTTAATATTAATGAAATTAAAATCTTAAATAAACATTAGCAAAGAAAGTAGTTCCTCTGTCATACCATAATTTCGGACCAAATAATGAAACTGGTGAAATTACATTATCTACATATGATCCTGTGAAGTTAGATTTTCTACCTTGTTCAAAACCACCTGTTACATAATCTCTATTGTTTAGGATATTGTTTACACTTAAACTTAATCCCATTCTATATTTGCCTAATAAGAATGATTTACCAACATTTGCGTTTAGCATGAATTGGTCATCAAATTTCTTTTGTTTGTTTAATGCGTCTACATCACTCTGAGTTACCACTTGTCCTGTAACTGGATGAATGTAATTATCACCAGTATTAGGATCTGTGTAGAAGTTTGGAGTTCTGTTTAATGCAGAGAAATCTAAATATTGGTCCATTAAATAGTTTGCAGACATACCAAACCACCAATATTTAGGTGAGTTATATCTGAAGCTTAATGAAGCCGCTTTTTGTGGAGTTCCTGCAACTTTATAACCTTTAAGTTTTGCTGTTCCAATTTCGTCATAACCATTAGGATATAAATCTGAATCAATTGAAACATACGCAGTAGGATTATTGCTAATAGTATAATCACCGTAGCTTACTACTAAAACTGATGTTAAAGTAGGGGTAATTTTTACATCTGCAGCAAATTCTGCTCCCATATATTTTTTATCAATTCCTGATAAAATCTCAGCCACGAAAGCATCTTGTGCAGTTGCATCTGTACCTAACTGAATACCTTCTGCAAAATATCTAGAAATTTCTGTAGAATTTTTGATTGAGGTATAGTAACCCGTTAATCTTAATTTAAGAACTTGACCTCTTGTAATGTAACTGAAATCAGAAGAAGTGATTTCTTGGTTTTGCAAGTTTGGAGTTACAAAATCGTTTACTCTTGGATTAATGAAAATCTCGTTCAATGTAGGTGCTAATGTGAAATAAGCTCCGTTTGCCACTAAGAAATTTCTACCATTAATTTTATAAGTAAGTTTACCTTTTACCCCATAGTCTTGAGAATCGTAAACATCACTTTTTCCTTTAGAATTATTTAGATAAAAATGATTTCTAAAATACCCTTCTCTAAATGACTCTGAATATGAAGAGAAACCAGATAATACCACATTCCATCTTTTTAAATCTAATTCTGTAGAAATATTTAATGCTGCTACATCTCTATTAAGAAGATAAGAATATTGTGTTCTATCGCCTTCGTAGACCCTAGTGCTAGCTCCATCTACATTAAACGGCTTGTCACCACCGAATGCATCTAGATTATTAGCATAAGCTGCACCTAACAAATCTTTAATTCTTCTAAAGTTATCTGATCTTAGATTTTGGTAGTTAAAGTTAACATTTAATTTCCAATTGTCTTTTAATCTGGTGTCAAAGTGAGAAACAAAATTAATGGTTTTATCTCTATTTACATCTTCTACCATGGTGTAAACAGCTCCTCTTTCAAGGTTGTTTCTGTTTGCTTCATATAAAAAGTCCCAGTCAATTTGTTGTCCTGCTTTATTTTGTCTCCAATCATAGATTCCTCTAGCATAAAGTGGTAAATATGCATTAAATTCTGCTGCTGTAATATTATACCCTCCATCACTAGTATCATAAGTAGTTGGAGCAAAAATGTAGCTTGGCAGTTTTCTATAATAAGTTGGATTTGGATCCGCACCGTGGAACCAATCTAATCTACTTCTAGCATCTTCGCCTTGTTGATAAGAGAAAGTAGAATTTAAATTAGATGATTTTCCGATTTTCCAATAGTGCGCCATTTGGAAAACTGGTTCGAAAACGTTTCTAATTCTAGAATTTCTTTTCTCTCCATCTTGCCATCCCCAATAAGAGTTGTAGTTTTTACCAGCTAAATCATATACTTCTTGTGTATTTGGACTGTTAGAACCTCTGTAAGTTGGTGAACCAAATGCTGTAAAGTTAAGAGTATGTCTTTCTCCTAATCTTTTTTCTACTGATAAGAAATAAGCGTATGCATCTTGATAAGTTCCTTCTATCACTCCTTCTTCTGCCCATCTTCTACTTGCAGAGAAAGAATAAGCCCATCCTTTTTTATTAAGTCCACTGTTATAAGTAGCCATCGCTCTGTGGAAATAACTTCTATTAGTAAAAGAATATGCTAATGAAGTTCCTTTTCTATAAGAAGAAGCTCTAGTATTGTAATATGTTACACCACCTAAGTTACCAAACGTGAATTCTGAAGGAGTAAGATTTTCTACATTTTCTTGAGGATACCTTGTCATATCATTAAGACCACCCCAGTTACTAAAATCTACTTTACCATCATCATTTTTAGACATAGAAACACCGTTGAATAAAATATCTTCAAAACGGTTATCTACACCTCTTGGTCTAAACCAATATGCTCCAAGTTCAAATGCTGCTACATTAGCAAAAGCATCTCTACCTGAGCTTAACAAACCTACTGTAGGTTGAGTGCTACCATTGTCTGAATCTTGAGTATCAGAATCATCAATGGTAATAACTCCTAAATCTGCCATATCTAGCGAAGGAGCAAGAGAAATAGAACCTAAATCTTTTTTCTTCTCATTTGCATAAACATCAAATTCAATAATTTTGTGTTCAAAGCCCGGCTTCGAAATTGTAATGGAATAATGTCCCGGTTTCATATCCACCAATTGGAAGTAGCCAATTTTATCAGCCGTAACATCATTGTCTGAATCTCTCAAATCAACTTCAGCATTCTCTACTGGTTTGCCTTGTGCATCTTTTAGATAGGCATAAACTGTAGTTTGCGCTTGTAGTGCTGAGAAAGAAAGTATCCCAAATATTGAGATAATTGATAATTTCTTAATCATAACTTATTTTATTTTTTTCCTTCTTTACAATAGTGAACTATTGAACCTACAAATTTATGTGAAATTTCCTTTACTTTAACTTTTTTTAATCTTTTTTTCACAAAAATCAAACCTAATAATTGTCATATTTTTTTTAATAATGTTTAATATCATGCTAATCTGGCATTTTTTTGGATATATATTTGCAAATAATTATATGCGTTATTCGAACTAAATGATTTAAATTTGTAACCCACTTTTTAATTTTATAAAATGAGAAAATATTTTAGCCTTATTGCAATAGCGATTTTCTTTATAGGATTTGCTCAAAAACCACAAGTTCAGGTTAAAAGAGCTACTATTGCTTTCCTAAATGTAGAAAACCTTTGGGACACCATTCCATCTGCTGATTACATTGATGGAACCTTACCAATTAATAATCCTGCTTTCCATAGAAGCGTACCTATTGATTCTCTTAAATTTTTACCTGTAACAGAAGAATATAAAGGACAATGGAGTGACGAATTACTTATCGGAAAAAAAGTAATCAGATACCAGAACTTAGCAGATGATTTTACTCCAAAAAGTGCTAAAAACTATAATTCTAAAGTTTACCAAACTAAACTTACCAACGAAGCAAAAGTAATATCAGAACTAGGATATCAATACACCAAAACTTTACCAGCAATCGTAGGTTTAATCGAGGTAGAAAACAGACAGGTTATTCAAGATTTAATCAAACAACCTGAGCTTAATAAAGTAGAATGGGGAATTGTACATTACAATTCTTATGACGCGAGAGGAATAGACGTAGCTGTAATTTACCAAAAGAAAAGATTTACCGTAACAGATTCTTATAAAAAAGAAGTGGTAAATTATAATGACGAAGGCAGAAGAAGTTACACCAGAGATGTTCTGGTAGTAAAAGGTTTATTAGACGGAGAAAAAGTAGCCGTTTTCATGAACCACTGGCCAAGTAGAAGTGGCGGCGAAGCTGCATCTGCACCGAGAAGAAATGCTGCTGCTGCAGTTTTAAAAGCAGAAATGGATAAAATTAGAGCCGAAGAACCAGACAGACTTCTTTTTGCAATGGGCGACTTTAATGACGACCCTGTAAACGTGAGCTTAACTAAACATTTAGGAGCTGTAGGTGATAAAAAAGAATTATCAGAAGAAAGACCTTACTATAATTTAATGTATAAAATGTTCAAAAGCGGTGTAGCATCATTAGGTTACAGAGACGCTCCGAACTTATTTGACCAAATTATTGTATCTAAAAATGCTTTATCTGATACACTTCAAAAAAATTACAGTGTTTACAAAGCTGAAGTATACGCTCCTTCTTATTTGATTACTCCAGATGGACAATACAAAGGTTATCCTTACCGTTCTTGGGCTGGAGATACTTTCACAGGAGGATATAGTGACCACTTCCCTTCTTTAGTAGTTTTACAAAAAGAATTTACACCAGCTCAATAAGCTGTAAATAAATTAAATATTAGACCGCTTCAATTCTTTTGGAGCGGTTTTTGTTTTTTATGATTAACTTTACTTTAAAATAAAACCACCTCATCATGAAAAAATTATTTCTAATTATTGCTACAATATGCTTAATTATCAGCTGTAGTAGCCCACAAAATATTGCTAAAGATGCCAATAACCAAACCGCAATGAAGCCAGAGAAAAATGATGATGGAGAATGGGATTTAGACGTAATTGATACTCAATATGATTATTTCTTAAACGCCATTGCAAAACCAATGAGCTTTTACTCCGAAGAATATTTGAAATCTAGAAACACTTTCCTTGTAAACGAATGGAACAGTTATTACTATTCTGGAAGATATAGAAACATCATAGAATCTTCTATTGACTATGCCCCAAATGAAAAATACGGCTTAAAATTCGAGTATAAACTTTACCAGGTTTTTGCGTATGTACAATGGAAATACGGTCTAAAGCTACAAGGTTTAAGCATGACAGAAGTAAGATAATTTCTAAAATGTAGAAAACAAAAAAAGGTTCAGAATTACTCTGAACCTTTTTATTGAAATTAAAAGTGATTATAATTTATTATAATTTTCTTCTACTTTATCCCAGTTGATTACTTCAAAAAATGCTGAAACATAATCTGGTCTTCTGTTTTGGTAATGCAAGTAATAAGCATGTTCCCAAACGTCTAAACCTAGAATTGCAGGATTTCCGCAACCCACTCCTGGCATTAAAGTATTATCTTGATTAGCCGAAGAACAAACTTCTAAGCTACCATCTTCTTTTTTACATAACCAAGCCCAACCAGAACCGAATCTCGTTTTAGCAGCCGTAGAAAAATCTTCTTTGAATTTTTCAAAACCACCATAAGCTTCGATAGCTGTTTTTACATTTCCTACAGGCTCTTTGCTTCCTCCTGGAGTAAGAATTTCCCAGAAAAGCGTGTGATTAAAATGACCTCCACCATTATTTCTAATAGCAGGAACATCAGAAGCTGTTTTACAAATTTCTTCTATTGATTTTCCTTCGTGCTCTGTACCTTTTATAGCATTGTTTAGGTTATCTACGTAAGCTTGATGATGTTTTGTATGGTGAATTTCCATAGTTCTTGCATCAATTACTGGTTCAAGAGCATCATAAGCGTAATTTAATTTTGGTAATTCGAATGACATAATGTTTATGTTTTTAAATTTCTCCAAAGATAAAAATTCTCATCATACTTTCATTTATAATTTTTTTTAAAAATTTTATACTTAACATAGATGAAACCAAATATTACCTTCCTCACAAAAAAAGAACACGCAAAATGCGTGTTCTTACTTTTTAACTAAATCTTATATTGAAAGTCTTTTATCTATTCATAGACATTAAGAACTCTTCGTTATTTCTAGTGGTTTGCATTTGTTTTTGTACAAATTCCATTGCTTCTAGAGGATTCATATCTGCTAAATATTTTCTAAGAATCCACATTCTTTGTTGCGTAACGTCATCATGCAATAAGTCGTCTCTTCTGGTAGAAGAAGCCACTAAATCTACTGCTGGGAAAATACGCTTGTTAGAAATTTTTCTATCCAATTGAAGTTCCATGTTACCCGTTCCTTTAAATTCTTCGAAAATTACTTCGTCCATTTTAGAACCTGTATCAATAAGTGCAGTTGCAATAATGGTAAGTGAACCGCCGTTTTCTATTTTTCTAGCAGCCCCGAAAAATCTCTTTGGTTTGTGCATAGCATTTGCATCTACACCACCAGAAAGCACTTTCCCTGAAGCTGGTGTTACGGTGTTGTAAGCTCTTGCCAATCTGGTGATAGAATCTAATAAAATCACCACATCATGACCACATTCTACCATTCTTTGTGCTTTTGCCAAAACCAAATTCGCTACTTTCACGTGTTTTTCTGCAGATTCATCAAATGTAGAAGCTATTACTTCTGCATTTACACTGCGTTCCATATCTGTAACTTCTTCTGGTCTTTCGTCAATCAAAAGAATCATCATATATGCTTCTGGATGGTTCGCCGAAATAGAATTCGCAATTTCTTTCAATAGCATGGTTTTACCCGTTTTTGGTTGGGCAACAATCATGGCACGTTGTCCTTTACCAATCGGAGCAAAAAGGTCTACAATTCTGGTAGAGATCGTAGCATTTTTACCTGCTAAATTAAATTTTTCTTGCGGGAAAAGTGGCGTTAGGTATTCAAATGCTACTCTATCTTTTATAAAGTCTAAATCTCTACCATTTACTTCTAAAGCTCTCTGTAGAGAAAAATATTTTTCGCCTTCTTTAGGTAATCTTACAATTCCTTTTACAGAGTCACCCGTTTTAAGTCCATAATTTCTGATTTGTTGTGTAGAAACAAATACATCATCTGGTGATGAAATGTAAGAAAAGTCTGCTGAACGAAGGAAACCGTAGTTGTCTGGTAAAATTTCTAAAACACCTTCTACTGTTACAATATTGTCAAAGTTAAAATCTTTTTTAGGTGGATTTTCTTCGGCGTTTTCTTGGTTTCCGTGAGATTGATTTTGATTTTGGTTATTTTGAGCACCATTGCCGTTTTGATTACGGTTTTTATTTTTTTGTTGATTTTGCTGATTCTGTAGGTGCTGTTTTTGCTTTTGCTGATTCTGTTGCTTCTGCTGATTTTGATGAGAAGCAGCCTGTGGAATTTCTGGCTCTGTATCTTCGGCTTTTGCAACTACTGTAGTTTCTGTAGTTTCTGCAGCAGCTTCTGTTTCTGTAGCTTTTTCTTCTGTTTTAGGAGCAATTCTTTTTCTTTGCTTTTTAGAAGAAGTATTTGCTTCCGCAGGTTTTTCTGCTGCTTCTACTTTCGGTTCTGTTACTTCTTCAGGTTTCGCTTCAGGAGTAGTTTCTTCGAAGAGTTCTGCAGGTTTTTCTACGGTTTTAGTCGCTACTTTCTTTTTTGCAGGAGCTTTCGCTTTAGGTTTTGGAGATTCTTGTTTTTCTTCCATAGTATTTTCGGTAGCGTTAAAATATTCCTTTGTTACTTTCGGATTAGAAGCTTGGAAATCTAAAATAGCAAAGACGATGGTTTCTTCAGTACTATTTCTAGGAATTTTAACGCCTAAATCTTTTGAGATTTTGGTCAGTTCCGATAAGGACTTAGACCTTAACGTTTCAATATTAAACATAAAATATGTGAAAAAGTTGTAATAATATAAGTAATTGTAAGTAAGAAAGTTGAATCAGGCGATTCTTCTTTTTTGCTGAACTTGTTACTTGCAAATCTACACTTTTTTTGACAAATACAAAAAAATAAATTATTTTTGCACTGAAATGATACAGAGAATACAAACTATATTTTTACTGATTGTAGTATTGGCGCAAGTTGCACTGCATTTTACAGGGTTAGATGTAGCGCTTTTTGGCAGTGTTTATGTCATTGCTACCCTAAGTTTAGTATCATTTTTATTGACTTTACTATCTATTTTCAGTTACAAAAAGAGAATGAGACAGATTCTGTTGAATAATATCAACATTTTCATAAACGCTTTGTTGACTGGTTTATTGATGTATTGGCTACTAAATTTATCTGGAGGAATAGATTTTCCTGAGAAAGGTATTGAGTTAGCATTCCCTCTGATTTCTTTGTTTGGTTTGTTTATGGCAAACATCTATATCAAGAAAGATGAGAAACTCGTAAAATCTGTAGACAGAATTCGATAAATCTTACCAACGATTTATTTTGAGTGAAAACAGTTTCGGAAACGAAGCTGTTTTTTTTATTTAAATCTTCAAATTCTTTCATTTTCAAATTTTCAAATTAAAAAAGTGTAATTTTGCACTTTATTTTAAATATAAATGAGTCCACTAAAAAGAATACTTGCTTTTGCAAAACCTCATCAGAAATATCTTTTTTTAAGTATATTTTTCAATCTTTTATATTCCGTTTTTCAGATTTTTTCCGTTTTGGTCATGCTTCCTGTGCTACAAATGATTTTCAATGTAGACCAAGAAAAAATCACCAAACCTATTTACAGCGGAAAGTTTTCAGAATATTTTTCTTATATCAAAACTTCTGCTTTTTACAACATCCAAGAAAGCATCACAGAATATGGCGCCATAAAAGTTTTGGCAGCGCTATGTATTATCACCGCAACTTCATTCTTGTTTAGAAATATTTCTAGATATTTTGGTTCGTTCATGCTGGTGAACTACAGAGTAGGCATTACCAAAGATTTAAGAAGCAAAGTCTATCAAAAATTTCTAAAATTACCAGTTTCTTTCTTCACAGAACAGAGAAAAGGAGACATGATGAGTAGAATTTCAAACGACATCGGGAGTATAGAAAATTCTATTATGGGAAGTTTGGTAGACGTAATTAATGCGCCTTTTATGATTACGGCTTCTCTTATCACGCTATTTGCGCTTTCGCCAAGCCTAACCTTGTTCTCTCTATTGGTTTTCCCTGTAATGGGCGGAATCATTTCTTGGGTAGGAAAAAGCCTGAAAAGAAAGTCTAAAAAAGCACAAGAAGAACTCGGGAATCTTTTTTCTATCGTAGATGAAACCTTGAAATCATCAAAAATCATTAAAATTTTCAATGCTGATATCATTCTAAACGCTCGTTTTGAAAAAACCACACAAAACTGGAAAAATCATGCAATTGCCATGAGCCGAAGAAGAGAATTGGCTTCTCCAAGTTCAGAATTTCTAGGTTCGGTAACCATTTTGTTAATCACTTGGTTTGCAGGAATCCAAATTCTAGAAAAACAAACCATGGATGCGGTAACTTTCATAGGATTCATCGCTATCTTTTTCCAAATTTTAGAACCCGCCAAAAGATTATCTGCTGCTATTTCTAATATGCAAGGTGGAATTCCTGCAGTGCAAAGAGTTCTGGAAGTCTTAGATTACGACTTAAAAGTAGAAGAAATTGCCCATCCTATTTCTATCAAAAACCTCAATCATGAAATTGAATTCAAAAATATTTCATTCTATTACGACAAAGACAATCAAATTCTTAAAAATTTCAATTTAACTATTCCGAGAGGAAAAACAGTGGCTTTGGTAGGACAATCAGGAAGCGGAAAAACCACGATTGCGAATCTTTTAGCCAGATTTTATGATGTAACAGATGGTGAAATTTTAATCGACGGCACCAATATTAAAGACTTAAATTTAACCGAATACCGCAAACTTCTGGGAATGGTTACTCAAGAATCGGTATTGTTTAATGACAGTGTTTACAACAACATTTGGATGGGAAAAACTGAAGCATCGGAAGAAGAAGTGATTCAAGCTGCAAAAATTGCAAATGCTCATCAATTCATAGAAAATTTGCCAGAAAAATACCAAACCAATATTGGTGATGACGGAAACAAGCTTTCTGGCGGACAAAAGCAAAGGATTTCTATTGCAAGAGCGGTGCTTAAAAATCCGCCAATTATGATTCTAGACGAGGCTACTTCTGCACTAGATACAGAATCTGAACGCTTGGTTCAAGATGCTTTAGATCACATGATGGAAAACAGAACTTCTATCGTAATTGCACATAGACTTTCGACGATTCAAAAAGCAGATCACATCGTAGTAATGGAACGCGGAAACATCGTAGAACAAGGCACTCATGACGAATTAATTGCCAATAATAATGTTTATAAAAAGCTAGTAGAATTACAGAATTTTGGGTAGGGTTTTTACCACGCAAAGACGTAATGAATTTCGCGGAGAGCGCACATTTTTTTTAAAAATTCTGATATTCAATATGAAAAAAGGTAAAGATGTTAGAATCTTTACCTTTTTTCTTTTAAAAATATTGGCGTGTTTTGCGTTTCAAAACTTAGCGCTCTTTGCGTGAAATTTACTCTTTCATCTTCGCAATTACATCTACTCCGCCTTTGGTTTTATCCCCAATTTTGCAAGTAATCTCTGTATCTAACGGTAAGAAAACATCCATTCTAGAACCGAATTTAATGAATCCAAATTCGTGACCAGCCTTAGAAGTATCACCTTCATTACAATAGAAAACAATTCTACGTGCTACATAACCAGCAATCTGGCGAAAAACCACTTTATGATTGGTTAAACTTTCTACAGCTACAGTAGTTCTTTCGTTTTCGGTAGAAGATTTTTCGTGCCAAGCTACTAGATATTTCCCTGGATGATATTTCTTATAAATCACTTTTCCAGAAACTGGATATCTACAAATGTGAACATTCAGTGGAGACATAAAAATAGAAACCTGAATGGCTTTTTCCTTTAAAAACTCATCTTCGAAAACTTCTTTTATCATCACCACTTTTCCGTCTACTGGAGCAATTACGTTTTCTTTATGGTCTACAATATCTCTATTGGGAACTCTGAAGAACCAAAAAACCAATCCATATAAAATTAATAATGGAATAAGGATGATTAATGACCAAATTTCTAGAAAATATACTGCTAAAAAACCTAATACAGCTACTGCAATGGTAGCAACTAAAATGGTTCCTTTACTTTCTTTATGTAGTTTCATTTTTATGAGTTAATAAGTTATGTTTTTAGAATATGTTTTCTAGAATAAAGTACAAATATACAACAGGCGCTGCGATTATAAAACTGTCTAATCTATCAAGCACGCCTCCATGTCCTGGAATGATATTCCCGCTGTCTTTTACGCCGAATGTTCTTTTCAGTTGGCTTTCTACCAAATCACCAAGTGGAGCAAAAATAGAGACCAATAATCCTACTACAATCCAATTTCCACGTAAATCTGGGAATTTTTGCTCGATGAAATATCCTAAAATTAGGGTAAAGAAAACGCCTCCTGCAAAACCTTCCCAAGTTTTTTTGGGTGAAATTTTCGGGGCCATTTTATGTTTCCCGAACATTCTTCCGGTAAAATAAGCAAATGAATCGCTGCTCCAAATGAGGACAAAAAGAAGAAAAACTTCCCAAGTGAAAGCATTATCGTTTAAGAAATATTTTGGCAAACCTAAGGCGAAACCAAATGGTAAAACCGTATAAATAACGATGAAAATAAGCTTGCCTTCGTCTTGATATAATTCTTGAGGAAATTTAAATAAGGTAATCGCAGCAATTAGGATTAATGAAAGTGCTAAAATTTCAGATAAATCAAAGGTATAATAAAATCCAAAACCGAAGAATCTTGTCGTAAATTTATAATAAACCAATGCGACTAAAGGTAAAACCAACCATTGATATAAGTTTCCTTGGAATTTCATAATTCTCACGCCTTCATAAGCTCCTACAACTAAGAAAAATGTGATTAATCCATAAAAAAGTTGATGAGGTTTTACTAAATCTGGTGAAATTTTATTGATGAGTATTGCTCCGTATTCTGTAGTGCACAGAAAAGTAAGTAATCCGTAGATTAGACCAGAGCCAACTCGCTGAATGAGATTTTTATCCAATTTGTAAAATTTAAAAATAGAAAGAATTAGTCTTCGAGTAAAATTAAGAAAAGTTTAGTTTGATCTTGAGTAGGAGCATCTAACTTAGATTGGCTTCCACTGATGGAAGTAAGATTTCTTACGTTCCCTCTTCTCTTAATTTTCATCATGGCTTCATTTAAGTCTCTTACAATCTGTGAAACGGTTGCCATAATGATGATTTTACCAGGCAATCTAGAAGAATGATAATGCAAAATATTATTGTAAGAAAGCATAACTCTTCCGTCATAAGAGATTAAAAACTCGCAAGTAATAAATGCTGCATCATTATTAATATCTAGATTTTTGGTGAAATTGGTTTTGGTAACGTTTAAAAAATTCTGTAAGTCATC contains the following coding sequences:
- a CDS encoding phosphatidate cytidylyltransferase, which codes for MDKNLIQRVGSGLIYGLLTFLCTTEYGAILINKISPDLVKPHQLFYGLITFFLVVGAYEGVRIMKFQGNLYQWLVLPLVALVYYKFTTRFFGFGFYYTFDLSEILALSLILIAAITLFKFPQELYQDEGKLIFIVIYTVLPFGFALGLPKYFLNDNAFTWEVFLLFVLIWSSDSFAYFTGRMFGKHKMAPKISPKKTWEGFAGGVFFTLILGYFIEQKFPDLRGNWIVVGLLVSIFAPLGDLVESQLKRTFGVKDSGNIIPGHGGVLDRLDSFIIAAPVVYLYFILENIF
- a CDS encoding phosphatidylserine decarboxylase family protein yields the protein MKLHKESKGTILVATIAVAVLGFLAVYFLEIWSLIILIPLLILYGLVFWFFRVPNRDIVDHKENVIAPVDGKVVMIKEVFEDEFLKEKAIQVSIFMSPLNVHICRYPVSGKVIYKKYHPGKYLVAWHEKSSTENERTTVAVESLTNHKVVFRQIAGYVARRIVFYCNEGDTSKAGHEFGFIKFGSRMDVFLPLDTEITCKIGDKTKGGVDVIAKMKE
- a CDS encoding ABC transporter ATP-binding protein, which codes for MSPLKRILAFAKPHQKYLFLSIFFNLLYSVFQIFSVLVMLPVLQMIFNVDQEKITKPIYSGKFSEYFSYIKTSAFYNIQESITEYGAIKVLAALCIITATSFLFRNISRYFGSFMLVNYRVGITKDLRSKVYQKFLKLPVSFFTEQRKGDMMSRISNDIGSIENSIMGSLVDVINAPFMITASLITLFALSPSLTLFSLLVFPVMGGIISWVGKSLKRKSKKAQEELGNLFSIVDETLKSSKIIKIFNADIILNARFEKTTQNWKNHAIAMSRRRELASPSSEFLGSVTILLITWFAGIQILEKQTMDAVTFIGFIAIFFQILEPAKRLSAAISNMQGGIPAVQRVLEVLDYDLKVEEIAHPISIKNLNHEIEFKNISFYYDKDNQILKNFNLTIPRGKTVALVGQSGSGKTTIANLLARFYDVTDGEILIDGTNIKDLNLTEYRKLLGMVTQESVLFNDSVYNNIWMGKTEASEEEVIQAAKIANAHQFIENLPEKYQTNIGDDGNKLSGGQKQRISIARAVLKNPPIMILDEATSALDTESERLVQDALDHMMENRTSIVIAHRLSTIQKADHIVVMERGNIVEQGTHDELIANNNVYKKLVELQNFG
- the rho gene encoding transcription termination factor Rho gives rise to the protein MFNIETLRSKSLSELTKISKDLGVKIPRNSTEETIVFAILDFQASNPKVTKEYFNATENTMEEKQESPKPKAKAPAKKKVATKTVEKPAELFEETTPEAKPEEVTEPKVEAAEKPAEANTSSKKQRKRIAPKTEEKATETEAAAETTETTVVAKAEDTEPEIPQAASHQNQQKQQNQQKQKQHLQNQQNQQKNKNRNQNGNGAQNNQNQNQSHGNQENAEENPPKKDFNFDNIVTVEGVLEILPDNYGFLRSADFSYISSPDDVFVSTQQIRNYGLKTGDSVKGIVRLPKEGEKYFSLQRALEVNGRDLDFIKDRVAFEYLTPLFPQEKFNLAGKNATISTRIVDLFAPIGKGQRAMIVAQPKTGKTMLLKEIANSISANHPEAYMMILLIDERPEEVTDMERSVNAEVIASTFDESAEKHVKVANLVLAKAQRMVECGHDVVILLDSITRLARAYNTVTPASGKVLSGGVDANAMHKPKRFFGAARKIENGGSLTIIATALIDTGSKMDEVIFEEFKGTGNMELQLDRKISNKRIFPAVDLVASSTRRDDLLHDDVTQQRMWILRKYLADMNPLEAMEFVQKQMQTTRNNEEFLMSMNR
- a CDS encoding LUD domain-containing protein → MSLFKKIVSKILNQDEQQDDPNVTKLADQLKNADLDYKFAQLFTASGGFFNYCGDEAEALQVLNQIIKIEGIKNVFCCDDDLQNFLNVTKTNFTKNLDINNDAAFITCEFLISYDGRVMLSYNNILHYHSSRLPGKIIIMATVSQIVRDLNEAMMKIKRRGNVRNLTSISGSQSKLDAPTQDQTKLFLILLED
- a CDS encoding DUF4293 domain-containing protein; the encoded protein is MIQRIQTIFLLIVVLAQVALHFTGLDVALFGSVYVIATLSLVSFLLTLLSIFSYKKRMRQILLNNINIFINALLTGLLMYWLLNLSGGIDFPEKGIELAFPLISLFGLFMANIYIKKDEKLVKSVDRIR